The DNA window TAGTGAAACACCGCTCTGTATAGAGCAGTTAGAGTGTGTCACTTCTAAAGCAAGTTTTAATGCAAGATGTGAAGCTAAGTTTCCCGAACTTACCAGTTAGCCTGTATATCAGCCAATTTCTTCCCAAGaacataagaattaaaaaaggcAGCATCCACATTTCATAGTAGTAACAGAACGCCAGCCACATCAGAAGACCGAGGAACGATCGTATCCTCGATTCCCATTCAAAACAGTCTCTGGAAAATACATTTGgtataattgaaatgaaaccacTTTTACGGAAtgataaaatctataattaaaccgcgataaaatccgtaaaagtagtttcatttcaatgtctaacattcgcgtaaacctaagaaaccactacattTGGTAtaagatactttaaaatatttttgggatatGGGCTTTGAATCAAGTCTAATTTGACATTGAAGAAGGGCTACTAAGCCGCTATATTAAAATCAGATTATTATCATCACTATCGCTAtttgtgatttttatattagttGATTCTGTTACTCAcgtagtaaattaatattattcttataacagtaaataatatgTCGAGAGCCAGAAGAGATTAGATGACAATTTACTCTAGCTTGAACATTgctgttttttgagtaaatttttccaatttttttttttttactaaaatatcaaaatatttgctaCAGTGCAGTTAGCTTAATAAGGTATCAGTttcatgcaaataaaaaaatatggacacctttttaatgttcaaattttgcctatattaatttttatattttgcccaaagaattagcattgccatacaacgtggcaatgcagccagccttctgggcacgtttcccgactttggcagggatgaggatgtcttttttgacgctttgtaaataatgtatatttttctttttatattgatatagttttaaaaatgtaaatactagttaagtttaatgtaaaaagaattaatattttcaaattatatacTTTCTAAATTTATCCTTTCCACCAAAGAGAAAGATATAAGAACTACCAGGCTGTCATAAACCAATGCGACTATTTACAAACACTCACTGTAAAATCTTTCCAACTTCTATAAACCACATGATGATAGCCTTTAACCTCATGACGTTTCTTATAAACAGCTGTCTCTTGAACTTCGCCTCTTGGTACATGTACTTAGGCTCTTTCGGATTCACTGCTCTGATGGCTGCTTTGAGCTGAAATGTTGATAATAAGGgaaattagtttaataaaattatttttttccggaacaaagtttacttttatttctatgtatAGAGGTGGGAATTTTAACATGATCAGGGTCTTAAGATCCTCTTTTAGCAATTATCTCGCGTGTATCTGGAGTAATTCtattctagttttaaataatgaattcataaaaaaaaatctgaacctTGACTTGTAAATACTAAGACTCGGATAAAATACTAAGAACGgttgataatttaatatctataaattattcttCGAAAATGATTTTGCTCATGACTATATTGAGTgtagcttaaactgtgatcgatcaactagTGCAATAGTCCTCTTTATAATCGGCTTACCGGGTTCCATATGACAAGCATCTCCAAGAGTATCTGGGGATAGTTCCCCTTCGCCCGCGCCCTCATTTTCTTGTCCTTCAGGGCGTACCATCGCTTCTCCCCATTCCGAATGTTCAGCAGAGGAACAGCCAGCTTCCCAAGGAACTCTACCTTATGGTCGTGGTCTTCATCGTAAACTGTGATCTCTAGGATGGAGCTGATGTCTTTGACTGTACTGGAATTAAGGAATTATGATTGAGTATGATTTgagctgttttattttagacttaGTTTACAAAGTGGTAGAGTGGGTTTATTGACAAAAGCATTTCGGGTCCAAAAATATTGATCTTTGTTTATGAATGGAAGTTTTGGGTactcaaaaatacttaaaaaacgaACACTTTCGAGAAAATTTGAATATGGTTTTCCGTGGTATGAATATATTCCAGTCTTTTTGGTATAAGTAAATTATGGCATTAAAAATTTGATGCTATGAATGCTTTacatgaaacataaaaatataacaatcaGGTTTTTGGGCATTTAGGTCATGTCATGCATTCAATTACTTTTGTAGTActtgtaagtaggtatatctcATTGCAAACACCAGAGAGACTTCCAGTATAATAGAATACAAAGCGAGTAACATCCTTGAAACGGAACTCGGCAGGAATAACTTATGTATAGTTAACAACTCCACAAAGTGTAATCTGGCAGTTAGCCGacagttttacaatatttctgGAGAGCGGACTAACTTTGTTGGAGCTATCGTCAGTAGTTATTTAGTTACTttagttaaaatgtattatggCCGACAATTCGTCTTTGAAACAATAATCAGCCAAGTGCGAGCTGGACTTGCaacacaaattaaacaaaaaagaaatagattaCACGGTAAGTTGAAAACATTTGTgcgacgtcacttatcagtacactttttaccgACGAGTGAGGTCATTGCTCATATTTTCTACGTTACACCATGTTTGATGCGTTTTATCTTGGtatctttttttattcgataaattaaaaaaagcatgTTTCCAATTAGAAACCAAGCGATGGAATAATAAGTATTTGATTCGCCGCTTTGGTGGTGAGTTGCAGCAGCTCAAGCAAATTGATACGTTTGTTGCCGCAACATTCAATATGCAAGGGTTACTTACAAAGTGAATATCTTCATCCAATTCGGTGTTAATGTTTTGTACTCGGTGTGTGTCTGTAGCCTCGCGTTTCCCAGCTCGAGAACGCAGAAGGGGTCGGACTTGCCTCCGAGGTCCGCGGCTGCTAGTCCTTTAGCACCATACACCTTCACGCAAAGCCAACCAACGCCGCTTGATTGCTCGTTCATGTGATACCACGTCTGAAATTGGATAAGgtatataaactattttattccgttttccCTTCAATTCAAATCTTCGGTCTTTAAAAACATTCTTTAAAAGGGAATGATTAACGAATTACTctagcgtatttatcgggatcaaATTGAAACCGAAATTGTTGTCATTTTCGCTGACTGCCTTGATAGCTTatgattagggactccggttgggtctgaaactagtcaaaATATCCCAttttataagataatatttttttatgagagaCTAGTATTGGAACCACGTAACTCATAATATTTACTATTGTGTAAATTAAGTTACATTGTATTGAAGTAGCTATAAATAACAGCGTTCattatatgtaataatatgGATATCAGTTTAATGTCATACGAGTAAGcgaagattgaaaaaaatatttaattaatttttatttccatttcaaatccatttttaattaattgactaCTTTTGAATAAGACTCCTGGGCAAAACCAATAATCGTGCATTTGCTAACAAAACCTGAAAGCATCTATAAACTATTCAAACTCTTTAGACAAAAAACTCACATAACGCCTTTCAATAATTTCCAGGTCTCTCGGGTTCTCCTTATAACTGCTGAGGTCAGTAATGGTCTCTGACTGCGTTGTACCGCTAatggttaacaataaaaatatctggcCGTTCCCATCTTCTAGATCCTTCCGTATATTATGTGTTTTCTCTCTCTCTAATCTCGATAAGTCTATTGAACATCTGTAAATGACATGAAACAGATATATCATTATAACCGGTGAAGGAAAACGTCATGAGAAAAACTAGATTCCTAATACTGGAATCTGGAattgagctagcgtggtgatcaaagcTTTAAACCTTCGCTATATGGGTAGAGGCCTGTACCCCGCTTTGAGACGTGGGATTTTACTAGCTTAGATTTTGAAATTTCTTTCAGTTTTATAATGCGAGAAAAAGTGGCAAAATTTTGCTACAATTCGTACAATTCAAAAAACCCATGTCGTTTTTTTAGATAcagaattcattatttaaacataaataaaacttctttctCCCTGTCGATTTCAAAAGCCTCCCAAAGTAAATTAGTACTAGTATAGGCCTTGCGATTAAATTCAGTTAGGTAAACGCCTTttcaagtttttaatgaaatgtgaGGAAGATTAAGATCAATATAAAGAGTATAAAATGAGTAGCTCACCTTCCTAGAAAATCATCTTTTGTTTGCTTATCCTTATCCCAAACAGTGACTTCTAATATTTGTTCCTGATCGTCGTAGAGGTGCAAGTCGAACTGCTCCAACCACGACGGATTCAAAGATTTCCATACTAccttacttttatatttttcattacctAACCTGTGTCAAAAAGAGACTAATTAGAATATTTCTTAAGCATAAAATAGCAATCCTAATTAAATTCGTCTTCCTTCaagtacttaatattattttataatctatgAGTCGGCCTTTCCCACAGTTTTATGGTAAGATGGTATTATTTTAGTCCTaggtttaataaattactttataattggCTTAGTCCTTGTACCATGAGATCTTAACGCTAGGCTATTGCTATCGTAGAAGCGAGACGGTGCAATAAACTGCACGTCATGCTGCCCCACTCGCACATCAACAACCGTCTTGCGTCCAGAGTTCATAGTACAGGGCACgagtaattcttttttattgctACCTTATCGGGCGGAGCGAAACATAACTcgctttttatatttagaaaatataaaaagcgaGGTCTTTAAATCTTTTACGTTACAATAATTAGCCTGGGGCGCTGCCGCCGTCTTCCCTAAAAAGTATGACTTTCATTTGTGGAAGCAAGAGAGCACATTACACGTATTAAAGCAGAATCACTTTTCCACAGCTGCAACAACTACTCCTcctgttaaataattttgatgcgGGTTCCAAGACATAAATACGTATTTCAAGAACACACCGAGCTTAAGACTGGTCGTTGCTGTTGGGTATCATGGTAGGCATGTGTGGCGAGCATGTCCCAAAAAGAACTGCTAGGTACTACTTTAAGACGCGGTAGAAGAACTTTGGTTTGATATGCTGTAGTAACTTTGGGCTTAATTTAGCGTATCATATGCGGTGAAACTACAACAATTAAAGGATGAGAATCAGTCTCGTTGCcataattactattaaaaaaataactggtaGACTCACCTAAACTTACAATAAGGGTCACTGGACCTGGTATCCAAGTCCATGGCAGGCAGGTTCTTGGCTTCCACTAGGACGATGGTCACGACTGAACTCCATATTTGAGCCTTCAGCCGCTTGTTCACATCACTCAGCCTTGTATTCTTCAGTAAATACTGGAAGGAGAGAGATTTTCTTTTGAGTATTACTCATGCAGAATTATTCCATCTTTGGGGAATGGAGATGGTTACAAAACTGTATGCTAATCTTAGAAGTTTGGGGAggctatttaaatttttattgtacagaaaataaaaagggTATTCCTAATGAGTCATTACTTTAATCatacaacattttaatgaaacaatagaatcacagtttatttattatcctcGTCAcacttaaaacaacaaacacttAGGTATTTATGATAATTCTATTACCATTAAAAAACGTCGTTAAATA is part of the Trichoplusia ni isolate ovarian cell line Hi5 chromosome 7, tn1, whole genome shotgun sequence genome and encodes:
- the LOC113495577 gene encoding multiple C2 and transmembrane domain-containing protein-like isoform X2, yielding MCTIWRRRIASAFLNCVLMKRLKTAVRKWRRMRLFRKRDDSMTRQVSTDPAPSTSGTPAHHPRPPPAELLQLEPDEGQRLREQQLRAYAFFQLRVHLKRGQNLIAMDKNGTSDPYVKFKAGGRLLHKSRIVYRDLNPVWDECFTVPIEDPFLPVQIKVFDYDWGLQDDFMGSCHLDLTALELGRTQDLVLCLRDPSKPNQDMGEIVVNVTLWPKSQEDKEQYLLKNTRLSDVNKRLKAQIWSSVVTIVLVEAKNLPAMDLDTRSSDPYCKFRLGNEKYKSKVVWKSLNPSWLEQFDLHLYDDQEQILEVTVWDKDKQTKDDFLGRCSIDLSRLEREKTHNIRKDLEDGNGQIFLLLTISGTTQSETITDLSSYKENPRDLEIIERRYTWYHMNEQSSGVGWLCVKVYGAKGLAAADLGGKSDPFCVLELGNARLQTHTEYKTLTPNWMKIFTFTVKDISSILEITVYDEDHDHKVEFLGKLAVPLLNIRNGEKRWYALKDKKMRARAKGNYPQILLEMLVIWNPLKAAIRAVNPKEPKYMYQEAKFKRQLFIRNVMRLKAIIMWFIEVGKILQDCFEWESRIRSFLGLLMWLAFCYYYEMWMLPFLILMFLGRNWLIYRLTVKLKIFIKNFRSDPQAYITYLFLRGNPLLVPVDDEDLLAEEDDEDEADKEEKKSLKERLQAIQEVTQTVQNAIGYVAALGESVKNLMNFTVPYLSYLAIIMLFGAMVVLYMIPLRYLLMAWGINKFTRKILRPHTIPNNEVLDLLSRVPDDETLLDCRELKPHPPNEHRRDARKKHKAS
- the LOC113495577 gene encoding multiple C2 and transmembrane domain-containing protein-like isoform X6, with product MTRQVSTDPAPSTSGTPAHHPRPPPAELLQLEPDEGQRLREQQLRAYAFFQLRVHLKRGQNLIAMDKNGLLSGTSDPYVKFKAGGRLLHKSRIVYRDLNPVWDECFTVPIEDPFLPVQIKVFDYDWGLQDDFMGSCHLDLTALELGRTQDLVLCLRDPSKPNQDMGEIVVNVTLWPKSQEDKEQYLLKNTRLSDVNKRLKAQIWSSVVTIVLVEAKNLPAMDLDTRSSDPYCKFRLGNEKYKSKVVWKSLNPSWLEQFDLHLYDDQEQILEVTVWDKDKQTKDDFLGRCSIDLSRLEREKTHNIRKDLEDGNGQIFLLLTISGTTQSETITDLSSYKENPRDLEIIERRYTWYHMNEQSSGVGWLCVKVYGAKGLAAADLGGKSDPFCVLELGNARLQTHTEYKTLTPNWMKIFTFTVKDISSILEITVYDEDHDHKVEFLGKLAVPLLNIRNGEKRWYALKDKKMRARAKGNYPQILLEMLVIWNPLKAAIRAVNPKEPKYMYQEAKFKRQLFIRNVMRLKAIIMWFIEVGKILQDCFEWESRIRSFLGLLMWLAFCYYYEMWMLPFLILMFLGRNWLIYRLTVKLKIFIKNFRSDPQAYITYLFLRGNPLLVPVDDEDLLAEEDDEDEADKEEKKSLKERLQAIQEVTQTVQNAIGYVAALGESVKNLMNFTVPYLSYLAIIMLFGAMVVLYMIPLRYLLMAWGINKFTRKILRPHTIPNNEVLDLLSRVPDDETLLDCRELKPHPPNEHRRDARKKHKAS
- the LOC113495577 gene encoding multiple C2 and transmembrane domain-containing protein-like isoform X4, which codes for MLKLVQAVDELITDSMTRQVSTDPAPSTSGTPAHHPRPPPAELLQLEPDEGQRLREQQLRAYAFFQLRVHLKRGQNLIAMDKNGLLSGTSDPYVKFKAGGRLLHKSRIVYRDLNPVWDECFTVPIEDPFLPVQIKVFDYDWGLQDDFMGSCHLDLTALELGRTQDLVLCLRDPSKPNQDMGEIVVNVTLWPKSQEDKEQYLLKNTRLSDVNKRLKAQIWSSVVTIVLVEAKNLPAMDLDTRSSDPYCKFRLGNEKYKSKVVWKSLNPSWLEQFDLHLYDDQEQILEVTVWDKDKQTKDDFLGRCSIDLSRLEREKTHNIRKDLEDGNGQIFLLLTISGTTQSETITDLSSYKENPRDLEIIERRYTWYHMNEQSSGVGWLCVKVYGAKGLAAADLGGKSDPFCVLELGNARLQTHTEYKTLTPNWMKIFTFTVKDISSILEITVYDEDHDHKVEFLGKLAVPLLNIRNGEKRWYALKDKKMRARAKGNYPQILLEMLVIWNPLKAAIRAVNPKEPKYMYQEAKFKRQLFIRNVMRLKAIIMWFIEVGKILQDCFEWESRIRSFLGLLMWLAFCYYYEMWMLPFLILMFLGRNWLIYRLTVKLKIFIKNFRSDPQAYITYLFLRGNPLLVPVDDEDLLAEEDDEDEADKEEKKSLKERLQAIQEVTQTVQNAIGYVAALGESVKNLMNFTVPYLSYLAIIMLFGAMVVLYMIPLRYLLMAWGINKFTRKILRPHTIPNNEVLDLLSRVPDDETLLDCRELKPHPPNEHRRDARKKHKAS
- the LOC113495577 gene encoding multiple C2 and transmembrane domain-containing protein-like isoform X5 codes for the protein MSENKIHRIKNRFIRIQEKLQDRMDEFQDQVQNKIEKSKISKFISHLSEDRNSVDSFESADKSSSDGDIGSEYLSVPSFVIDKPEDRDVKDTCKNFINIEQGGLYKSVSACNLAYDENRNSYSSSDSCFSCLSSSDERDRQTGIRPRAGSLPPGTTALVQPSPGTCTDLIEKLGNHFPRLKSQGDRIHRYLLKNTRLSDVNKRLKAQIWSSVVTIVLVEAKNLPAMDLDTRSSDPYCKFRLGNEKYKSKVVWKSLNPSWLEQFDLHLYDDQEQILEVTVWDKDKQTKDDFLGRCSIDLSRLEREKTHNIRKDLEDGNGQIFLLLTISGTTQSETITDLSSYKENPRDLEIIERRYTWYHMNEQSSGVGWLCVKVYGAKGLAAADLGGKSDPFCVLELGNARLQTHTEYKTLTPNWMKIFTFTVKDISSILEITVYDEDHDHKVEFLGKLAVPLLNIRNGEKRWYALKDKKMRARAKGNYPQILLEMLVIWNPLKAAIRAVNPKEPKYMYQEAKFKRQLFIRNVMRLKAIIMWFIEVGKILQDCFEWESRIRSFLGLLMWLAFCYYYEMWMLPFLILMFLGRNWLIYRLTVKLKIFIKNFRSDPQAYITYLFLRGNPLLVPVDDEDLLAEEDDEDEADKEEKKSLKERLQAIQEVTQTVQNAIGYVAALGESVKNLMNFTVPYLSYLAIIMLFGAMVVLYMIPLRYLLMAWGINKFTRKILRPHTIPNNEVLDLLSRVPDDETLLDCRELKPHPPNEHRRDARKKHKAS
- the LOC113495577 gene encoding multiple C2 and transmembrane domain-containing protein-like isoform X3, yielding MCTIWRRRIASAFLNCVLMKRLKTAVRKWRRMRLFRKRDDSMTRQVSTDPAPSTSGTPAHHPRPPPAELLQLEPDEGQRLREQQLRAYAFFQLRVHLKRGQNLIAMDKNGLLSGTSDPYVKFKAGGRLLHKSRIVYRDLNPVWDECFTVPIEDPFLPVQIKVFDYDWGLQDDFMGSCHLDLTALELGRTQDLVLCLRDPSKPNQDMGEIVVNVTLWPKSQEDKEQYLLKNTRLSDVNKRLKAQIWSSVVTIVLVEAKNLPAMDLDTRSSDPYCKFRLGNEKYKSKVVWKSLNPSWLEQFDLHLYDDQEQILEVTVWDKDKQTKDDFLGRCSIDLSRLEREKTHNIRKDLEDGNGQIFLLLTISGTTQSETITDLSSYKENPRDLEIIERRYTWYHMNEQSSGVGWLCVKVYGAKGLAAADLGGKSDPFCVLELGNARLQTHTEYKTLTPNWMKIFTFTVKDISSILEITVYDEDHDHKVEFLGKLAVPLLNIRNGEKRWYALKDKKMRARAKGNYPQILLEMLVIWNPLKAAIRAVNPKEPKYMYQEAKFKRQLFIRNVMRLKAIIMWFIEVGKILQDCFEWESRIRSFLGLLMWLAFCYYYEMWMLPFLILMFLGRNWLIYRLTGGNPLLVPVDDEDLLAEEDDEDEADKEEKKSLKERLQAIQEVTQTVQNAIGYVAALGESVKNLMNFTVPYLSYLAIIMLFGAMVVLYMIPLRYLLMAWGINKFTRKILRPHTIPNNEVLDLLSRVPDDETLLDCRELKPHPPNEHRRDARKKHKAS
- the LOC113495577 gene encoding multiple C2 and transmembrane domain-containing protein-like isoform X7, yielding MSENKIHRIKNRFIRIQEKLQDRMDEFQDQVQNKIEKSKISKFISHLSEDRNSVDSFESADKSSSDGDIGSEYLSVPSFVIDKPEDRDVKDTCKNFINIEQGGLYKSVSACNLAYDENRNSYSSSDSCFSCLSSSDERDRQTGIRPRAGSLPPGTTALVQPSPGTCTDLIEKLGNHFPRLKSQGDRIHRYLLKNTRLSDVNKRLKAQIWSSVVTIVLVEAKNLPAMDLDTRSSDPYCKFRLGNEKYKSKVVWKSLNPSWLEQFDLHLYDDQEQILEVTVWDKDKQTKDDFLGRCSIDLSRLEREKTHNIRKDLEDGNGQIFLLLTISGTTQSETITDLSSYKENPRDLEIIERRYTWYHMNEQSSGVGWLCVKVYGAKGLAAADLGGKSDPFCVLELGNARLQTHTEYKTLTPNWMKIFTFTVKDISSILEITVYDEDHDHKVEFLGKLAVPLLNIRNGEKRWYALKDKKMRARAKGNYPQILLEMLVIWNPLKAAIRAVNPKEPKYMYQEAKFKRQLFIRNVMRLKAIIMWFIEVGKILQDCFEWESRIRSFLGLLMWLAFCYYYEMWMLPFLILMFLGRNWLIYRLTGGNPLLVPVDDEDLLAEEDDEDEADKEEKKSLKERLQAIQEVTQTVQNAIGYVAALGESVKNLMNFTVPYLSYLAIIMLFGAMVVLYMIPLRYLLMAWGINKFTRKILRPHTIPNNEVLDLLSRVPDDETLLDCRELKPHPPNEHRRDARKKHKAS